In one Nostoc sp. KVJ3 genomic region, the following are encoded:
- a CDS encoding SDR family NAD(P)-dependent oxidoreductase, giving the protein MQLDNNSQILANSSHKDFIQRDIEVAIRSSLTVDDCVVLERQTKKLKQELVAYVVPSGLFTPEQLLSHLLTILPNEWIPKAIVPVSTIPLTDTGELDKVTLTSLEVIDFDLMRHIEEQLESFSEIERVAVVIEPGVTSIPPVHLEDLLGDLSIASKDNQQNLQANTPSQKIENTNSDSLKKLAISHGEALQCPQDVPKTLGEVLQRATKQSSKGIIYIQSDGSEKVQFYKELWQDAHKILAGLRKLGLKPQDKVIFQLADNQDFICAFWGCVLGGFVPVPISIASTYELANSTVSKLQNTWKILGKPIVITSASLAPNIHSLSRLLNLENFQVAIIDRLRECEPDFNLHQSQPEDLAILFLTSGSTGIPKCVMLNHRNLLSMTSGLVLMGHFSSQETVLNWMPLDHVGALISLSVMAVNLGCQQINVPTDLIVQNPLKWLDLIDLHKATISWAPNFAFSLICDALGDLSYGTLREPYRAIDMSRKHWDLSSMRFAINAGEPIVTKVARNFLKLLSRHGLQTNAIHPAFGMCETASGITFSDSFSLESSSDDTSFVELGHPIAGASLRIVDENEQIVIENTIGRLQVKGASVTSGYYQNPQANQEVFTHDGWFNTGDLGFLHQGRLTITGRHKDVIIINGLNYYCHEIEAAIEEITGVEVSYTAACAIRVTGSNTDKLAIFFSPKLLDDKSLVSLIKEIRTQVVNSLKVNPDYLIPVDKEIIPKTAIGKIQRSQLSQRFNTGEFKPILKRIDILLGNINTIPDWFYRQVWKPKSPITFNSSLALINSTLVFLDSEGLGAYLCQMLSENNLPYITVSPGKDFLKINRSCYTITPQKAQDYQFLIESLATDNIIIGQILHIWTYDKYIGEVKSKDALEEAQQQGIYSLLFLAQALAKVQGFDHSVNLLFISSHIQSIASTDPIAYEKSAVLGLLKTIPQELPWLNCRHIDLLFTQVETNGSYILQELKISSKEREIAYRNGQRLVPRLEKVDLAREAKSSISFKLGGMYLISGGLGGVGIEIARYLLKHYQARLLLVGRTPLPDKSTWNDHLEQGNAIEQRLKAYQELEQLEGEIIYEAVDICDLKQLQIVVEKAQSQWGKNLDGVIHLAGTFHEQLVLEETQENLAAVLHPKMLGAWTLHQLVKDNSDSIFINFSSAHGFFGSTAVGAYAAANSFLDRFCDYQKYNSKLASYCLAWSMWNDTGMSQGYQMKNLIRAKGFHVMSSYQGISSMLASLQHQQGHLLIGLDGGNQNIQRWQSSAFNLHKLTGYFTTTSSNNIVKLSDLQVQDRFGNYCTCNLVMVNEMPLTLNGVIDKNKLIRQFTHQEENPYVAPRNEVEQKIAQIWQQVLSIPPPSIHNNFFELGGNSLLAFQVISRLREAFSVELSLNRFFVSPTIAALGESLEALLTVVRNWNAAIDDAEKEYEGGVL; this is encoded by the coding sequence ATGCAGTTGGATAATAATAGTCAAATTTTAGCAAATTCAAGTCATAAAGATTTTATCCAAAGAGATATAGAAGTTGCTATTCGGTCGAGTTTGACTGTGGATGATTGTGTAGTACTAGAGAGACAAACAAAAAAATTAAAACAGGAGTTAGTTGCCTATGTAGTTCCATCAGGTTTATTTACGCCAGAACAATTGTTATCTCATTTGCTAACAATTCTGCCTAACGAATGGATACCGAAAGCAATTGTACCAGTCTCCACCATCCCCTTAACAGATACAGGAGAGTTAGACAAAGTTACTCTAACCAGTTTAGAAGTTATTGACTTTGACTTAATGCGTCATATAGAAGAGCAATTAGAGTCATTCTCAGAAATTGAACGTGTTGCGGTGGTTATTGAACCAGGAGTTACAAGTATTCCTCCTGTACATTTAGAGGATTTGCTAGGCGATCTGAGTATCGCCTCTAAAGATAACCAGCAAAATTTACAAGCAAACACACCTAGTCAAAAGATAGAAAATACAAACTCTGACTCGTTAAAAAAGCTAGCTATTAGTCACGGAGAGGCTTTGCAATGCCCTCAAGACGTTCCCAAAACTTTAGGTGAAGTACTGCAACGCGCTACTAAACAGTCAAGCAAAGGCATCATTTACATTCAGTCTGATGGTAGTGAGAAAGTTCAATTTTATAAAGAATTATGGCAAGATGCTCACAAGATTTTAGCTGGACTGAGAAAGCTAGGACTCAAGCCGCAAGATAAAGTAATTTTTCAACTAGCAGATAATCAAGATTTCATTTGTGCTTTCTGGGGTTGCGTACTAGGGGGCTTTGTTCCAGTGCCAATATCCATTGCCTCAACCTACGAACTAGCCAACAGTACTGTAAGCAAACTACAAAACACTTGGAAGATACTAGGAAAACCCATTGTTATAACCAGTGCTTCTTTAGCCCCTAACATTCATAGTTTGTCAAGGCTTTTAAATTTAGAAAACTTTCAAGTTGCAATTATTGATCGGTTGCGCGAGTGCGAACCGGATTTCAACTTGCATCAAAGTCAGCCAGAGGATTTAGCGATTTTGTTTTTGACTTCTGGAAGCACTGGTATACCCAAGTGTGTGATGCTGAATCATCGCAATTTATTGAGTATGACATCTGGCTTAGTTTTAATGGGTCATTTCTCCAGTCAGGAAACTGTTTTAAACTGGATGCCATTGGATCATGTCGGTGCATTGATATCTCTCAGTGTTATGGCCGTTAATTTAGGTTGTCAACAGATAAATGTACCCACTGATTTGATTGTGCAAAATCCGCTCAAGTGGCTAGATTTGATTGATTTGCATAAAGCTACGATTAGTTGGGCCCCTAACTTTGCATTTTCCCTTATTTGCGATGCCCTTGGCGACCTTTCCTACGGAACGCTGCGCGAACCGTATCGCGCGATCGATATGAGTCGAAAGCACTGGGATTTATCTTCAATGAGGTTTGCGATCAACGCAGGAGAGCCGATTGTAACTAAAGTAGCGAGGAATTTTCTCAAGCTACTTAGCCGCCACGGTTTGCAGACTAATGCTATTCACCCAGCCTTTGGGATGTGCGAAACCGCTTCTGGTATTACTTTCTCCGACAGTTTTTCTCTAGAATCTTCATCAGATGACACTTCATTTGTAGAACTTGGGCATCCAATTGCTGGTGCTTCACTACGTATCGTTGATGAAAATGAACAAATAGTTATAGAAAATACCATTGGTCGTCTACAGGTAAAAGGTGCATCTGTTACCTCTGGTTACTATCAAAATCCCCAGGCGAACCAAGAAGTTTTTACCCATGATGGTTGGTTTAATACCGGGGATTTAGGGTTTCTTCACCAAGGACGTTTAACCATTACTGGACGGCACAAAGATGTGATTATCATCAATGGGCTAAACTACTACTGTCATGAAATTGAAGCTGCAATTGAAGAAATTACAGGCGTAGAAGTTTCTTATACCGCAGCTTGTGCCATCCGAGTCACTGGAAGTAATACCGATAAATTAGCCATATTTTTCAGTCCCAAACTTTTGGATGACAAGAGTTTAGTGAGTCTCATCAAGGAAATTCGCACTCAAGTTGTCAACAGCCTAAAAGTAAATCCAGATTATCTGATTCCAGTAGATAAAGAAATTATTCCTAAAACCGCCATTGGTAAAATTCAGCGATCGCAACTTAGCCAGCGCTTCAACACAGGTGAGTTTAAACCAATTCTTAAACGGATTGATATATTACTGGGTAATATCAATACCATTCCTGACTGGTTCTATCGTCAAGTATGGAAGCCCAAATCCCCAATTACTTTTAATTCTTCTCTAGCTCTGATTAATTCTACCTTAGTATTTCTTGATTCTGAAGGGTTGGGTGCATATTTATGTCAAATGCTCTCCGAAAATAACCTACCATACATAACTGTTTCACCTGGCAAAGATTTTCTTAAAATCAATCGCTCATGCTATACAATTACTCCACAAAAAGCTCAAGACTACCAATTTCTAATTGAATCACTAGCAACAGATAATATTATTATTGGACAGATACTTCACATCTGGACTTATGACAAGTATATTGGCGAAGTTAAGAGCAAAGATGCCCTCGAGGAAGCACAACAACAAGGAATATATAGTTTATTATTTCTAGCTCAAGCCTTAGCCAAAGTTCAGGGTTTTGACCATTCGGTTAACTTATTATTTATTTCCAGTCATATCCAATCTATTGCCTCAACTGACCCAATAGCTTACGAGAAATCAGCAGTATTGGGGTTATTAAAAACCATTCCTCAAGAACTACCTTGGTTGAACTGTCGCCACATCGATTTGCTTTTTACGCAAGTTGAAACTAACGGTTCGTATATTTTGCAAGAACTGAAAATATCCTCGAAAGAGCGAGAAATAGCCTATAGAAATGGTCAGCGTTTAGTTCCTCGTTTAGAAAAAGTCGATTTGGCAAGAGAAGCTAAATCGTCAATTTCTTTCAAGTTAGGAGGAATGTATTTAATCAGTGGAGGACTTGGAGGTGTAGGTATCGAGATTGCCCGATATCTACTGAAACATTACCAAGCTAGACTACTGTTGGTTGGCAGAACTCCTTTACCTGATAAAAGTACTTGGAATGACCATCTAGAGCAGGGAAATGCTATTGAACAACGCCTGAAAGCCTACCAGGAACTTGAACAGCTTGAGGGAGAAATAATTTATGAAGCTGTTGATATTTGTGACTTAAAACAGTTGCAGATAGTAGTTGAAAAAGCTCAATCCCAATGGGGGAAAAATCTGGATGGCGTAATCCATTTAGCCGGAACTTTCCACGAACAGCTTGTACTTGAAGAAACTCAAGAGAACTTAGCAGCAGTGCTGCATCCCAAGATGTTGGGTGCTTGGACGTTGCATCAATTGGTAAAAGACAATAGCGACAGCATTTTTATCAACTTTTCTTCAGCACACGGTTTTTTTGGTAGTACTGCTGTCGGCGCTTATGCTGCTGCCAATAGTTTTCTCGATCGCTTTTGCGATTATCAAAAATACAATAGCAAATTAGCGAGCTATTGTTTAGCTTGGAGTATGTGGAATGACACAGGTATGAGCCAAGGTTATCAGATGAAAAATCTGATCCGCGCGAAAGGTTTCCATGTGATGTCCTCCTATCAGGGAATATCTTCAATGCTTGCAAGCTTACAACATCAGCAAGGGCATTTATTGATAGGTTTGGATGGCGGCAACCAAAACATTCAACGTTGGCAGTCGTCAGCTTTTAATTTACACAAGTTAACTGGCTATTTTACCACTACTAGCAGTAATAATATTGTTAAATTATCAGACTTACAGGTGCAAGACCGCTTTGGAAATTACTGTACCTGCAACTTGGTAATGGTTAACGAAATGCCCTTAACTTTAAATGGCGTAATTGATAAAAACAAATTAATTCGGCAGTTTACTCATCAGGAAGAAAACCCTTATGTAGCACCCAGAAACGAAGTAGAGCAAAAAATTGCTCAAATTTGGCAGCAAGTTTTAAGCATCCCACCTCCTAGCATTCACAACAACTTCTTTGAACTGGGAGGAAATTCTTTGCTCGCCTTCCAAGTCATTTCTCGATTACGCGAGGCTTTTTCTGTTGAGTTGTCGCTAAATCGTTTTTTTGTATCCCCTACTATCGCTGCTTTGGGAGAAAGCCTTGAGGCCCTGCTAACTGTTGTCAGAAATTGGAATGCAGCTATTGATGACGCAGAAAAAGAATATGAGGGAGGGGTGTTATAA